One part of the Sorangiineae bacterium MSr11954 genome encodes these proteins:
- a CDS encoding SDR family oxidoreductase — MHETGPQPQPQPQVQGTTPSAALVTGGGRRIGRAIGLGLARRGFRVAVHYGQSQAEAEAVVAEIAAEGGKAVALGADLGREAEVSTLLERAIEALGPIGCLVNNASRFEYDSALSATRDSWDLHLETNLRAPFVLMQAFARELPPAHSGCIINVLDERVWNLTPHFVSYTVSKTALWTLTQTMALALAPRIRVNAIGPGPTLPSVHQSPEQFARQVQRLPLQRGASPEEISHAVNFLLDAPAMTGQMIALDGGQHLGWAQPGPDDAARD; from the coding sequence ATGCACGAGACAGGTCCGCAGCCGCAGCCGCAGCCGCAGGTGCAGGGCACGACGCCGAGCGCTGCGCTCGTCACCGGGGGAGGTCGGCGCATCGGTCGAGCCATTGGTTTGGGGCTCGCGCGGCGCGGGTTTCGCGTGGCCGTGCACTACGGCCAATCGCAGGCGGAGGCCGAGGCCGTCGTGGCCGAGATCGCCGCCGAGGGGGGAAAGGCGGTGGCGCTCGGGGCCGATCTGGGGCGCGAGGCCGAGGTGAGCACCTTGCTCGAGCGCGCCATCGAGGCGCTGGGGCCCATCGGCTGCCTGGTGAACAACGCCTCGCGCTTCGAGTACGACAGCGCGCTCAGCGCCACCCGCGATTCGTGGGATCTGCACCTGGAGACCAACCTGCGGGCGCCCTTCGTGCTCATGCAGGCCTTTGCGCGGGAGCTCCCGCCCGCCCACTCGGGTTGCATCATCAATGTGCTCGACGAGCGGGTCTGGAACCTGACCCCGCACTTCGTCTCGTACACCGTGAGCAAGACCGCGCTGTGGACGCTCACGCAAACCATGGCGCTGGCGCTGGCGCCGCGCATTCGGGTCAACGCCATCGGCCCGGGTCCGACCTTGCCGAGCGTCCATCAGTCGCCCGAGCAGTTCGCGCGTCAGGTTCAGCGGCTGCCGCTCCAGCGGGGGGCGAGCCCCGAAGAGATCAGCCACGCCGTGAATTTTCTCCTCGATGCCCCGGCCATGACGGGGCAAATGATCGCCCTGGACGGGGGGCAGCATCTGGGGTGGGCGCAACCGGGGCCGGACGATGCCGCGCGCGATTGA
- a CDS encoding DEAD/DEAH box helicase, which yields MSFHSSRRDHRPHGTGGRAARRAHNHHDTDPQAAKARGALAPREPVWAPSPITPEIAQAIAASPFAALGLSEPIVRAIVDERYESPSPVQAEVIPHVLAGRDVLACAQTGTGKTAAFVLPILQRLAAEALPQGPKPIRALVLTPTRELAAQITERATVYGRYLRLRHTVVYGGVNQHRQEIALRAQPDLLVATPGRLLDLLRQGLVKLDGVTHFVVDEADRMLDMGFLPDVRRIFATLPSDRRILLFSATMPATIEALAKTMLRDPVRIAIAPTVTTAESVDQSVMFVSRADKRALLETVLRDDSVQRALVFTRTKHGASRLSEQLDRAGITALAIHGDKTQSARERALDAFRRGSTRVLVATDVAARGIDVDGISHVINFDLPNVAESYVHRIGRTGRGGAVGRAISFCDREERSLLSDIERYIRRRLPVSGGEPPPEPAATPTPSPATNARRPRRYRGTRFR from the coding sequence TTGAGTTTCCACAGTTCCCGTCGCGACCACCGTCCCCATGGCACGGGCGGTCGCGCTGCACGCCGCGCCCACAACCACCACGACACCGATCCCCAAGCCGCCAAGGCGCGCGGCGCCCTCGCACCGCGCGAGCCCGTATGGGCCCCGAGCCCCATCACGCCCGAGATCGCGCAAGCCATCGCCGCCTCTCCATTCGCAGCGCTGGGCCTCTCGGAGCCCATCGTTCGCGCCATCGTGGACGAGCGGTACGAGAGCCCCTCTCCCGTTCAAGCGGAGGTCATCCCGCACGTGCTGGCAGGCCGTGACGTGCTCGCGTGCGCGCAAACCGGCACCGGAAAAACCGCCGCCTTCGTTCTGCCGATTCTGCAGCGGCTCGCGGCCGAGGCCCTACCGCAAGGCCCAAAACCCATCCGCGCCCTCGTTCTCACGCCCACCCGCGAGCTCGCGGCGCAGATCACCGAGCGCGCCACCGTCTACGGCCGCTACCTTCGCTTGCGGCACACCGTCGTCTACGGCGGCGTCAACCAGCACCGTCAAGAGATCGCGCTGCGCGCGCAGCCGGATCTTCTGGTGGCCACCCCGGGCCGATTGCTGGACCTGCTCCGGCAGGGCTTGGTCAAGCTCGACGGCGTGACCCACTTCGTGGTGGACGAGGCCGACCGCATGCTCGACATGGGCTTTCTGCCCGACGTGCGCCGCATCTTCGCCACCTTACCGAGCGATCGTCGCATTCTGCTCTTCTCGGCGACCATGCCGGCCACCATCGAAGCGCTCGCCAAGACGATGCTCCGCGATCCCGTGCGCATCGCCATCGCGCCCACGGTGACCACGGCCGAGAGCGTCGATCAGTCGGTCATGTTCGTGTCCCGCGCCGACAAGCGCGCCCTGCTCGAAACCGTCCTACGGGACGACTCCGTCCAGCGCGCCCTCGTCTTCACCCGCACCAAGCATGGCGCCAGCCGCCTCTCCGAGCAGCTCGACCGCGCGGGCATCACCGCCCTGGCCATTCACGGCGACAAGACCCAGAGCGCCCGCGAGCGCGCCCTCGACGCCTTCCGCCGCGGCAGCACCCGCGTCCTGGTGGCCACCGACGTCGCGGCCCGCGGCATCGACGTCGATGGCATCTCCCACGTCATCAACTTCGACCTCCCCAACGTCGCCGAAAGCTACGTCCACCGCATCGGCCGCACGGGCCGCGGCGGCGCCGTCGGCCGCGCCATCTCCTTCTGCGACCGCGAGGAGCGCTCCCTCCTGTCGGACATCGAGCGCTACATCCGCCGGCGCCTCCCCGTCAGCGGCGGCGAACCTCCGCCGGAGCCCGCGGCCACCCCAACGCCGTCCCCGGCGACAAACGCGCGGCGACCAAGGCGGTATCGCGGCACGCGCTTTCGCTGA
- the ilvD gene encoding dihydroxy-acid dehydratase yields the protein MPQYRSRTSTAGRNMAGARALWRATGMKDGDFDKPIIAIANSFTQFVPGHVHLQDLGQLVAREIERAGGVAKEFNTIAIDDGIAMGHGGMLYSLPSRDLIADSVEYMVNAHTADALVCISNCDKITPGMLMAALRLDIPAVFVSGGPMEAGKVSWGDKTRHLDLIDAMVDAANPKVSDEEVAAVERSACPTCGSCSGMFTANSMNCLTEALGLSLPGNGSVLATHADRKELFLRAGRLVVELAKRYYEQNDASVLPRNIATFEAFENAMSLDVAMGGSTNTVLHLLAAAFEAGVPFKMADIDRVSRRVPCLAKVAPATAKYHMEDVHRAGGVMGILGELDRAGLLHRDVHTVHSISMGATLDEWDVMRQSADSPAVTFYRAAPGGVPTQTAFSQSRRYPTLDTDRAAGCIRSKEHAYSQDGGLAVLTGNIAERGCIVKTAGVEESILKFSGPARVYESQDAAVTGILSGEVVAGDVVVIRYEGPKGGPGMQEMLYPTSYLKSQGLGKACALLTDGRFSGGTSGLSIGHVSPEAAEKGTIAIVENGDTIEIDIPNRTIRLAISDEILAARRTAMEAKGRTAWKPAHRDRVVSPALRAYAAMTTSSDTGAVRDVSQVERE from the coding sequence ATGCCCCAATACCGCTCCCGCACCTCCACCGCCGGCCGCAACATGGCCGGCGCCCGCGCACTTTGGCGTGCAACCGGAATGAAAGACGGCGATTTCGACAAGCCGATCATCGCCATCGCCAACTCGTTCACCCAGTTCGTTCCTGGCCACGTGCACCTACAGGATCTCGGCCAGTTGGTAGCGCGCGAAATCGAGCGGGCGGGCGGCGTCGCCAAGGAGTTCAACACCATCGCCATCGACGACGGCATCGCCATGGGCCACGGCGGCATGCTCTACAGCTTGCCCAGCCGCGACCTCATCGCCGACTCGGTCGAATACATGGTGAACGCCCACACGGCGGACGCGCTGGTGTGCATTTCCAATTGCGACAAGATCACCCCCGGCATGCTCATGGCCGCCTTGCGCCTCGACATCCCGGCCGTCTTCGTGTCGGGCGGCCCCATGGAGGCCGGCAAGGTGAGCTGGGGCGACAAGACCCGCCACCTCGATCTGATCGATGCCATGGTCGACGCCGCCAACCCCAAGGTGAGCGACGAGGAGGTCGCCGCCGTCGAGCGCTCGGCCTGTCCGACCTGCGGCTCGTGCTCGGGCATGTTCACCGCCAACTCGATGAATTGCCTCACCGAGGCGCTCGGCCTCTCGCTGCCCGGCAACGGCTCGGTGCTGGCCACCCACGCCGATCGCAAAGAGCTTTTCCTGCGCGCCGGCCGCCTCGTGGTGGAGTTGGCCAAACGCTATTACGAACAAAACGATGCATCGGTATTGCCGCGCAACATCGCCACCTTCGAAGCCTTCGAAAACGCGATGAGCCTCGACGTCGCCATGGGCGGCTCGACCAACACCGTGCTTCACCTCTTGGCCGCCGCCTTCGAAGCCGGCGTACCCTTCAAAATGGCCGACATCGATCGCGTCTCCCGCCGCGTGCCCTGCTTGGCCAAGGTCGCTCCGGCCACCGCGAAGTACCATATGGAGGACGTGCACCGCGCCGGCGGGGTCATGGGCATCCTGGGCGAGCTCGATCGCGCGGGCCTCCTGCACCGCGACGTGCACACCGTCCACAGCATCTCCATGGGCGCCACCCTCGACGAATGGGACGTGATGCGGCAATCCGCGGACTCCCCGGCCGTCACCTTCTACCGCGCGGCCCCCGGCGGCGTACCCACCCAAACGGCGTTCAGCCAATCGAGGCGCTACCCCACATTGGACACGGACCGCGCCGCCGGCTGCATCCGCAGCAAGGAGCACGCATACTCGCAAGACGGCGGCCTCGCCGTGCTCACGGGCAACATCGCCGAGCGCGGCTGCATCGTCAAAACCGCCGGCGTCGAAGAGTCGATCCTGAAATTCTCCGGCCCCGCCCGCGTCTACGAGAGCCAAGACGCCGCCGTCACCGGCATCCTCTCCGGCGAAGTCGTCGCCGGCGATGTCGTGGTCATCCGCTACGAGGGCCCCAAGGGCGGCCCGGGCATGCAAGAGATGCTCTACCCCACCTCCTATTTGAAGTCGCAAGGCCTGGGCAAAGCCTGCGCGCTGCTCACCGACGGCCGCTTCTCCGGCGGCACCTCCGGTCTATCCATCGGCCACGTCAGCCCCGAAGCCGCCGAAAAAGGCACCATCGCCATCGTCGAAAACGGCGACACCATCGAAATCGACATCCCGAACCGCACCATCCGTTTGGCCATCTCCGACGAAATTCTCGCCGCCCGCCGCACCGCCATGGAGGCCAAAGGCCGCACCGCATGGAAACCGGCGCACCGCGACCGAGTCGTCAGCCCTGCGCTGCGCGCATATGCGGCCATGACGACCAGCTCCGATACGGGCGCCGTCCGTGACGTGAGTCAGGTGGAACGGGAATAA
- a CDS encoding HINT domain-containing protein, whose product MMSKSIPAARDANPQDADRADAHRVIQIHRNATYRLFHIEIVGASNGEVVATGRHPFWTQRGWTVAEELTTSDVLMDDEGRSVFIRSIAAESRDAATFNLSVEGTHTFFVVAGNTPVLVHNVDPYDVLFTQDSYGPTFSNGDWAGRSLEDAVAQARLHQRLPAGLTLKVMELNGQWVTLNNRTLGVARMANLPDGAIHDVGPGGWNKVQQLLRPYIIPVPPDSRHGRRPYRSWSSWPHMRAAQG is encoded by the coding sequence ATGATGAGTAAGTCGATTCCTGCGGCCCGCGATGCGAACCCCCAAGATGCGGATCGAGCGGACGCGCATCGAGTGATTCAGATTCATCGCAACGCGACATATCGACTGTTTCACATTGAGATAGTCGGGGCAAGCAACGGCGAAGTCGTTGCGACAGGCCGTCACCCGTTCTGGACTCAACGCGGTTGGACTGTCGCGGAAGAACTTACGACGAGCGATGTGCTGATGGACGACGAGGGACGTTCTGTCTTCATTCGCTCGATCGCGGCGGAATCGCGCGACGCGGCAACGTTCAACCTGAGCGTCGAGGGGACGCACACGTTCTTCGTTGTTGCAGGGAATACACCGGTTCTCGTGCACAACGTCGACCCATATGACGTGTTGTTCACGCAGGACAGCTATGGGCCAACGTTCAGTAACGGCGATTGGGCAGGGCGAAGCCTGGAGGATGCGGTAGCGCAGGCGCGATTGCACCAACGCTTGCCGGCAGGTCTCACCCTGAAAGTCATGGAGTTGAATGGGCAGTGGGTGACGCTAAACAATCGTACCTTGGGCGTAGCTAGGATGGCGAACCTGCCTGATGGTGCAATTCACGACGTAGGTCCAGGTGGTTGGAATAAGGTGCAGCAGCTTCTGCGTCCATACATTATTCCCGTTCCACCTGACTCACGTCACGGACGGCGCCCGTATCGGAGCTGGTCGTCATGGCCGCATATGCGCGCAGCGCAGGGCTGA